In Bacteriovorax stolpii, a single genomic region encodes these proteins:
- a CDS encoding IS3 family transposase has product MVSYIRDSYRMSCSRACRILDLQKATFYYKEVEDVAEIKLRARLKELAEKHPGFGLRTLHEITKREELVINHKRTERIYKEEKLSLRLKKKNKRARHLRVVQVPPEAPLKTWSMDFVHDRCFSGRKIKCLTIIDQFSKNCPMINVGVTMTGAEVARALDTLKIKIGLPEVIFVDNGPEFAGKDLGLWAMKNNVKLHFIEPGKPTQNAFIESFNGKFRAQCLNQHWFQTIEEAKILIETWRKEYNNFRPHSSLNGLTPEEFTRQFEMKKINGFDQDVRLKVV; this is encoded by the coding sequence ATGGTGAGCTACATAAGAGACAGCTACAGGATGAGCTGCTCTAGGGCCTGCAGAATCCTTGATCTTCAGAAAGCAACCTTCTACTACAAAGAGGTTGAAGACGTTGCTGAAATCAAGCTTAGAGCGCGTTTAAAAGAGCTTGCAGAAAAGCATCCAGGTTTTGGGCTTAGAACTTTACATGAGATCACCAAAAGAGAAGAACTTGTTATAAATCATAAGCGAACTGAGAGAATTTACAAAGAAGAGAAGCTCTCTCTTCGTTTAAAAAAGAAAAATAAGAGAGCGAGACATTTAAGAGTTGTTCAAGTTCCTCCAGAAGCTCCTTTAAAAACGTGGTCGATGGATTTTGTCCATGACAGATGTTTCAGTGGGAGAAAAATTAAGTGCCTCACAATCATTGATCAGTTTTCTAAGAATTGCCCAATGATAAACGTCGGAGTGACAATGACAGGAGCTGAGGTTGCAAGAGCGCTTGATACTTTAAAAATTAAAATTGGGTTACCAGAAGTCATTTTTGTAGATAACGGGCCAGAGTTTGCGGGAAAAGATTTGGGGTTATGGGCGATGAAGAACAATGTGAAGCTGCATTTTATCGAGCCAGGAAAGCCTACTCAAAATGCGTTCATAGAATCGTTCAACGGGAAATTTAGAGCACAATGTTTGAATCAGCATTGGTTCCAAACGATCGAAGAAGCAAAGATTTTAATTGAAACATGGAGAAAGGAATACAATAATTTCAGACCTCATAGCTCTTTGAATGGTCTGACTCCGGAAGAATTTACTAGGCAATTTGAAATGAAAAAGATAAACGGTTTTGATCAGGATGTGAGATTAAAAGTAGTCTAG
- a CDS encoding transposase: MKKSKFSEEKIVHILQEAKSGNSTVQEVCRKHGITTVTYYAWKRKYNGVEVAELKKMKELEAENAKLKRLVANLSLDNLILKDINSKKW, translated from the coding sequence ATGAAAAAATCAAAGTTCAGCGAAGAAAAAATCGTCCATATTCTCCAAGAGGCCAAGTCGGGTAATTCAACTGTTCAAGAAGTCTGTCGCAAACACGGCATCACCACAGTGACCTACTATGCTTGGAAAAGAAAATACAACGGCGTTGAAGTGGCCGAGCTTAAAAAAATGAAAGAGCTTGAAGCTGAGAATGCAAAACTCAAACGTCTTGTGGCCAATCTCTCTCTTGATAATTTGATTTTGAAGGATATTAACTCAAAAAAGTGGTAG
- a CDS encoding YncE family protein, which produces MKKLKIIFSFVVLFTIINAFANDKNIEGSVWVANEDGNSITVINARTNKVLTTLTGIEGPHNLQVSPDNKTVWIVSGHNDLTPKIWTIQNLTLC; this is translated from the coding sequence ATGAAAAAATTAAAAATTATTTTTAGTTTTGTGGTCCTATTCACGATCATAAATGCGTTTGCAAATGACAAGAATATCGAAGGCAGCGTGTGGGTTGCGAACGAAGATGGCAATAGTATAACAGTCATTAATGCTAGAACTAATAAGGTACTCACTACACTTACGGGAATTGAAGGCCCTCATAACTTGCAAGTTTCACCAGATAATAAAACAGTTTGGATAGTCAGTGGTCATAATGACCTGACCCCGAAAATCTGGACTATTCAAAACCTTACACTCTGTTAA
- a CDS encoding four-helix bundle copper-binding protein gives MILNIGDNYASSTSGNEFKKQKSPEMDQCIQNCLNCFKICEETLARCFTQIEHKDSSHLALLKSCAEICNTSAKFMMLNSKFHSDVCGVCSKVCIECADSCEALGDASMKECIEACRKCADSCAKMAKLPH, from the coding sequence ATGATACTTAACATAGGAGATAATTATGCAAGTTCAACAAGCGGAAACGAATTCAAAAAACAAAAAAGTCCTGAAATGGATCAATGTATTCAAAATTGTCTTAATTGTTTTAAGATTTGCGAAGAAACATTAGCGAGATGTTTTACGCAAATAGAGCACAAGGATTCTAGTCATCTTGCACTGTTAAAGTCATGTGCAGAAATTTGTAATACTTCGGCAAAGTTTATGATGTTGAATTCAAAATTTCATTCAGATGTTTGTGGTGTATGCTCTAAAGTTTGCATTGAATGTGCTGACAGTTGTGAAGCTCTTGGTGATGCAAGCATGAAAGAATGTATTGAAGCTTGCCGAAAATGTGCTGACAGCTGTGCAAAAATGGCTAAATTGCCCCATTAA
- a CDS encoding DUF305 domain-containing protein — translation MKYLFWVIITLFTNLFFGLYANSENESKFLEGMSIHHESAVKMSEIALKKTKNKNIVELARIIKKNQTKEIKKLRNWNSKWYGASEVVEVKKDEHGMMNMADLQNKSGKDFDKAFLEMMTKHHQDGIQMANKMMPELEKKEIHHFAKEMIEKQNKEVVKMEEIKKTL, via the coding sequence ATGAAGTATCTTTTTTGGGTTATTATCACATTGTTTACAAATCTATTTTTTGGACTTTATGCCAACTCAGAGAATGAATCAAAATTTTTAGAAGGAATGAGCATACATCATGAAAGTGCAGTTAAAATGTCTGAAATTGCATTAAAAAAAACAAAGAATAAAAACATAGTAGAACTCGCTCGAATAATCAAAAAAAATCAAACTAAAGAAATAAAAAAATTAAGGAACTGGAATTCAAAATGGTATGGAGCTTCAGAAGTCGTTGAAGTAAAAAAAGACGAGCATGGAATGATGAATATGGCAGATCTTCAAAACAAATCAGGGAAGGATTTTGATAAAGCTTTTTTAGAAATGATGACTAAACATCATCAGGACGGTATACAAATGGCAAATAAAATGATGCCGGAGCTTGAAAAGAAGGAAATTCATCATTTTGCTAAAGAAATGATTGAAAAGCAGAATAAGGAAGTTGTTAAAATGGAAGAAATAAAAAAGACGCTATAG
- a CDS encoding helix-turn-helix domain-containing protein produces the protein METITENIKQEYLSDFAVLLKKMRLLKKLTRQQAGLLFDFSYKNIERLENGRGAISVEKFKEFQHKYGFSDSDVEDLRSGKIQASTDANSIRKNKTSHSRSDRRFCHRRVTRECKVLKELRLLKNINQYEASKLCGLGINTIGFIENGRVALTDKKILSIVLTYGYSMEYFNQLLKLSLLRHEMVEECQKIIEKLDENKLRIIVPMLQSMYS, from the coding sequence ATGGAAACAATTACAGAAAATATAAAACAAGAATACCTTTCAGATTTTGCAGTCCTCTTGAAGAAAATGAGATTGCTTAAGAAACTCACAAGACAGCAAGCTGGACTTCTGTTTGATTTCTCTTACAAAAACATTGAACGACTAGAAAATGGTCGTGGAGCAATCTCCGTTGAAAAATTTAAGGAGTTTCAACATAAGTACGGATTTAGTGATTCAGATGTAGAAGACCTTAGATCAGGCAAAATCCAAGCCTCAACAGATGCTAATTCTATTAGAAAAAATAAAACCTCTCATAGTAGATCAGATAGAAGATTTTGCCACAGACGAGTTACTAGGGAGTGCAAAGTTTTAAAAGAGCTAAGGCTACTTAAAAATATTAATCAATACGAAGCTTCTAAACTTTGTGGGTTAGGAATTAATACTATTGGTTTCATCGAAAATGGTCGTGTTGCCCTTACAGATAAGAAAATACTTAGTATTGTTCTGACGTATGGATACTCAATGGAGTATTTCAACCAACTTTTGAAACTATCTCTACTTCGCCATGAAATGGTCGAAGAATGCCAAAAAATAATTGAGAAGTTAGATGAAAACAAATTAAGGATAATTGTTCCAATGCTTCAAAGTATGTATTCTTAA